Below is a genomic region from Echinicola rosea.
CAGCATGTGAAACACGATGCCCAGCTGGATTGGCAACGGCCGTTGGAATCTGCTGTCCAATTTGAGAAGGAATTAAAGGCTATGATCGACAATTTATATAATTTCCTCTCAATATTGGTCTGGGTCCCGCTCAATGAAGGCTGGGGCCAATATGAAACCGAAAAACTAGCCACTTGGACAAAACAATATGATCCCACCAGACTGGTGGATGCGCCCAGTGGTTGGGCAGACCGAAAAGTTGGGGATATGATCGATGTGCACCTGTATCCGGGGCCAGGAATGGAAATGTCAGAAGAAAACAGGGCTTCTGTGCTGGGAGAATTTGGCGGATTGGGATTGCCTGTAGAGGAGCACCTTTGGTGGAACAAGCGCAACTGGGGTTATCTGACCTATGAAGATAAGGCGGTGTATGAGAAAGAATTTCAAGGAATCATCAAAAACCTGGAAGGGCTGATCAGTTGGGGATTGTCTGCGGCTATTTACACCCAAACCACTGATGTGGAAGGTGAGGTAAATGGACTAATGACCTATGATAGGGAAGTAGTCAAGCTGGATCCTTCAAAAGTGAAGGAATGGATTGCTCCCCTTTATCGGCCATGGTGGAAAAAACATGACCTTTTGATGGATTCCGAACATCACCCTTCTGAATGGAAAGTAGTCGGACAAGAGCCAAAACAGGGCTGGCAAAATGCTGATTTTGAGGATGAAAACTGGGAAATGAAAGCGGCTCCTTTTAGTGGAAGTGATAATCCTTTTTTGCCCCCTGCATCCGCTTGGAAAGGGAAGGAATTGTACCTAAGGAAGGAATTTTATATCCAAGGGGCTCCCAAAAAACTCTATCTCAAATACTATGCTCCCAAATCTAGGGCTATGCTATACATCAATGGGGAATTGGTACGCATACTCGAGGATGGAGGAGGAAGGAAAAGGCATTATACCCATGTTTTTATGGATAGAGCTGCGAAATACCTGAAACCAGGGAGAAATATAATAGCTGTAAAAGTAGCAGCAAATCCCGGAGAAGGCGCTTTTGATATGGGGCTATACAGCACCGACATTATTGGGCAGTGAAAATTTACTGATGTGATTTGCTTTTTATTCTTGTGTGATATACCATAAACTGATCCTAACCATGAAACGTTATAATATTATCTACAGTACATTTAGCAGAGGTCTCTTTTCTTGGCCGTACCTGTTAACCCTGGTGATGTGTTTGGCGCCATTATTCAGCCATGGACAAATGGAGAGTTCCAAAAACGATAAGCCAAATGTCATCATGGTCTTTATCGATGATATGGGGTATGGAGATCTCAGCGCGTATGGAAATTGTGATATAGCCACTCCAAATATGGACAGAATTGGGCAAGAAGGAGTGACCCTTAGAAGGTTTTATGTTGGCTCGCCCATTTGTTCTCCTTCTCGGGTCACCTTGATGACGGGGCAATATCCCTCAAGATTTAACATTACCTCCTTTTTGGCCAGTAGGGAAAGTAATGAAAAGAGAGGAATGGCGAATTATTTGGACGATAAAGTGCTTACGATCGCAGATCATTTTAAGGCTGAGGGCTATTCGACAGCACATTTTGGGAAATGGCACATGGGAGGAGGTCGTGATGTAGGGGAAGCACCTTTGCCAGCTGCTTATGGGTTTGATGAATCCTTGGTTTCATTTGAAGGATTGGGTGATCGATTACTCGATAAGGATCATGGGCTTTCCAAGCAAAGTGCCGAACTGGGCAGAGGAGAGATCAGATGGGTAGAAAAGCATGAAAAAACACCGATTTACGTCGATCGAACATTGGAATTTATAGAGAGAAATAAGGATAAGCCATTTTATATCAATCTTTGGCCGAACGATGTTCATGATCCATTTCATCCCAAAGAAGACCATTTGAGCTTATTTCCTAATTACGCCAACAATCATTATATTCAGGAGTACTTAGCTGTGATTTACCAACTTGACCAGGAAATCGGAAGGTTGCTGAAAGGCTTGGAGGAAATGGAGGAACTGGACAACACGCTGATTATCCTCACCAGTGACAATGGCCCAACAGATTGGGGTTATTATTATAAAGAGAACTATCAGCCACCGGGAGACGCTGGTCCTTTCCGTGGAAGGAAATGGAGCCTCTATGAAGGGGGGATCCGGGTGCCTTTTATGGCCAGGTGGCCAGAACATATTTCGTCTGGAAAAGTAATGGAATCCACCGTTCATGCTACAGATTTGTTGCCCACTTTGGTTAATCTACTAAACTTGAGCAGGCCTGAGACGTCACTGGATGGAGAAGACAGAAGTCAAGTGCTTTTGGGGACGGAATCTGATCGATCTGAACCGATCTATTGGGAATATGGCAGTCCACATGATATTTCTCCGGGAAATCCGCGGTTTAGGAGTCCCCGCTTAGCCATATTACAAGGATCTTATAAATTACTGTTAAATGATGACAGCACCCAAGTAGAGCTGTACGATGTTTCTAAAGATATTGCAGAAACCCAAAATATAGCCAATAACCATCCTGAGCTGGTGGAGAAACTTTCGGCCAAATTGCTTCGATGGAAGCGGGATTTACCCTAGGGATAACGTTGATGCTTGATTGCCCATAACCCAAAATACCATGCGACGGATTATATTGTTCATAGTGGTTTTTACGTTTGCCGTAACCAAGGAAATTATAGCAACTGAAAAGCCGGTTTTTCATAAGATCACCACTCAAGATGGCCTTTCACATAGTACGGTATATACCATAGCCCAAGACCATAAAGGGTATATATGGATTGGTACCCGTGAAGGGCTCAACAGGTACAATAGTTATGGGTTAAAGACCTATTATAGTGGCCAAGAGCCTATAGGAGGATTGAGCGCTGATAGAATTCTATGTCTTCAGCCTGCAAGTCAACAGCGTCTTCTTATAGGAACCTCAGCAGGCTTGGATCGGTATGATTATGGAACTGACAGGATTGAAAAGATTCATTATCAAGGAAAACCCCTTGGCTATATAAAATGCATTTTCGAATCGAGTGATTCTTTGGTTTATGTCTGTGCCCAAAGTGGACTTTATCTTATTAACCAACAAAACAAAGCAACTCGATTAAGTGAGGAAAGGAATACCCTGGCCATTGCCGAATATAAGACAGGTGTATTTTGGCTGATGACAAGTAAGGGCGTCTATTTGGTAAATAAGTTTGGAGAGATCATTAAGGAGTACACCGATCTTAAGCCAAACCTAGGAGCAAGGAGTAACTTTTATTGTCTTTTTAAAGATAGCAAGGGAACCATGTGGGTGGGTACCCAGGAAGGGGCTTTTTGGTATGTACCTGAAAAGGACAAGTTCGAGCAGGTAAAAGCAGCTGAAGGAATCTCTGAGGTTACGTTGGTACGAGCAATTAATGAAGATGACCGCAATGGGATTTGGATTGGTACTGAGAAAGGAGTCTTCGTCTATGATAAAGCAAAAAGAAGCCTCGAACATCATTCACAATCTTTTGATCAGTCTCCCTACGACTTAAGTGATCAGTCGGTGTATTGTGTCCTTAAAAGCCGCGAAAATATCATGTGGATAGGGACGTATTTTGGCGGGGTAAATTACGTGAAATTGCGGGAATCGGGTTTTGTCAAAGTGGTTCCTGACGGGGGAGAAAAAGGTCTTAGTGGAAAAGCAGTCAGCCAGCTTACAGAAGACAGAAAAGGAAGATTATGGATAGGTTCTGAAGATGCTGGCGTC
It encodes:
- a CDS encoding sulfatase-like hydrolase/transferase, which gives rise to MKRYNIIYSTFSRGLFSWPYLLTLVMCLAPLFSHGQMESSKNDKPNVIMVFIDDMGYGDLSAYGNCDIATPNMDRIGQEGVTLRRFYVGSPICSPSRVTLMTGQYPSRFNITSFLASRESNEKRGMANYLDDKVLTIADHFKAEGYSTAHFGKWHMGGGRDVGEAPLPAAYGFDESLVSFEGLGDRLLDKDHGLSKQSAELGRGEIRWVEKHEKTPIYVDRTLEFIERNKDKPFYINLWPNDVHDPFHPKEDHLSLFPNYANNHYIQEYLAVIYQLDQEIGRLLKGLEEMEELDNTLIILTSDNGPTDWGYYYKENYQPPGDAGPFRGRKWSLYEGGIRVPFMARWPEHISSGKVMESTVHATDLLPTLVNLLNLSRPETSLDGEDRSQVLLGTESDRSEPIYWEYGSPHDISPGNPRFRSPRLAILQGSYKLLLNDDSTQVELYDVSKDIAETQNIANNHPELVEKLSAKLLRWKRDLP